A stretch of Synechococcus sp. WH 8020 DNA encodes these proteins:
- a CDS encoding branched-chain amino acid transaminase: MHQFLPYAWFEGRCIPFDQAKVSIATHALHYGTGAFGGMRAIPDPEKPGGMLLFRPDRHARRLSQSAKLLLADLTEDTVMEALIAVLRANKPTTPIYLRPFVYTSDLGIAPRLHNIETDFLIYGLELGDYLSPDGVSCRISSWTRQEDRSLPLRGKISGAYITSSLAKTEAVTSGFDEALLMNTRGKVSEASGMNLFLVRDGVLITPGVDQDILEGITRSSVIELAKHMGLQVVERPVDKTELCIADEVFLTGTAAKITPIRQLESTLLPTNRPVMDALRKRLVSITEGRDPEFSHWVTRIELEP; encoded by the coding sequence ATGCATCAGTTCCTTCCCTACGCCTGGTTTGAAGGCCGCTGCATCCCCTTTGACCAGGCCAAGGTTTCGATCGCTACGCATGCCCTTCACTACGGCACTGGTGCTTTCGGTGGGATGCGTGCGATTCCAGATCCCGAAAAGCCTGGCGGCATGCTGTTGTTTCGACCAGACCGCCATGCCCGGCGTCTGTCCCAAAGCGCCAAGCTCCTGCTCGCTGACCTAACCGAAGACACCGTGATGGAGGCTTTGATTGCCGTGCTGAGGGCTAACAAGCCCACCACGCCGATCTACCTGAGGCCGTTTGTCTACACCAGTGATCTAGGCATCGCACCCCGTCTGCACAACATCGAGACTGATTTCCTGATTTACGGTTTAGAGCTGGGCGATTACCTCTCCCCCGATGGTGTGAGTTGCCGTATTAGTAGCTGGACCAGGCAGGAGGATCGCTCACTCCCCCTGCGCGGAAAAATCAGCGGTGCTTACATCACTAGCTCCCTTGCCAAAACGGAAGCCGTCACGAGCGGCTTCGATGAAGCACTGCTGATGAACACCCGGGGAAAGGTCAGCGAAGCCAGTGGCATGAATCTGTTTTTGGTGCGCGACGGCGTCCTCATCACACCTGGCGTGGACCAGGACATACTTGAGGGAATCACCCGCTCCAGCGTGATTGAGCTGGCCAAGCACATGGGATTGCAGGTGGTCGAGCGCCCCGTTGATAAAACCGAACTGTGTATCGCCGATGAAGTTTTCCTGACAGGAACTGCGGCGAAAATCACGCCGATTCGCCAACTCGAATCCACGCTCTTACCGACCAACCGACCGGTGATGGATGCGTTAAGAAAACGCCTGGTGTCGATTACGGAGGGAAGAGACCCTGAATTCAGCCACTGGGTGACCAGGATCGAACTTGAACCCTAG
- the cobN gene encoding cobaltochelatase subunit CobN, producing the protein MHRLSSLPGAESNEVFTVVEQPPAPILFLTSAATDISTLSACLQQPELGHWNEQLRALPLDCLRHPAQIDHYLATTGCTARVLVVRLLGGRGHWSYGLEQCRRWQSSAQNRTLIVLAGTVDQNDELHPIGSVSSALSQQLALLLREGGMSNMTKVLKAIHPFINRCKAPELLNVGIDLQPERMADPAPFDWCDEPGAKVGVLLYRAHARAADTDWCHQLLTALRSRGLSPRALWVSSLRDPVVQEGVQRAFQAQDVQLVVSTTAFASVQFQEAGLGTPLWDGLDLPVLQLLCSGRSKQDWDATTQGLDPIDLSLQVVLPELDGRITTRIGAFREVQDSESSLSTAVKGLVPDSVGLNWLADHARCWVDLRQTEAAEKRVALVLANYPVRNGRLANGVGLDTPASTINILNWLAEAGVELGSESRPDSSEALMAQLLSRRSNDPESFHLQPLTYLPLHHYLRWWSQLPPGARALIERRWGSPEQAVDLEEKGFAVHGLLLGHVAVLIQPSRGYDPDQISDLHSPDLPPPHRYLAQYLWLQEVHATQLMVHVGKHGSAEWLPGKSVGLSEACGPGLALAPIPHVYPFIVNDPGEGSQAKRRGHAVILDHLTPPLGRAGLHGSLLSLEALLDEYVEARQVAAERCDVLEQQIKQLLQHLDWPSFPDASNDSSSAANQDNASWARCLDQVETYLCELKEAQIRTGLHRFGSQPERSVQRELVLAIARSPSGGCQGITQAMAKVVGLECDPWSDEDGARLSDHDRRTLEQLGCDHPRRVSAAVSWLDGQALRLLEQITDEPGEPLCPALQQWLHDNKEPALLRLHDELLPRLLACASSEKKAFLAALSGRRIASGPSGAPTRGRPDVLPTGRNFYSVDLRGLPTEAAWDLGRRSAEQLLDLYRLEEGEDLRHLALSVWGTATMRNGGEDIAQMLALLGVRPLWDGPTRRMVDLEVIPLSLLARPRVDVTLRMSGLFRDAFPQLVGWVNRAVQLVSTLDESDDVNPLASITREEGPQARIFGSAPGAYGAGLQALIDSGQWDHQEQLGEAFLAWSSWSYDGDVQAHANRTGLERALRHVQVVLHNQDNREHDLLDSDDYYQFHGGMTAAVRRSGGTNVRPWFADHSRQERLRIHSLSREIDKVVRSRLLNPRWIEGMQQHGYKGAFEMGASLDYLFAYDASTEAVPDWCYGAICDQWLLEVNTQEFLRRSNPWVLRDMAERLLEAANRGLWSQPSPDQLEQIRGLVLQAEEAVEKGGLSC; encoded by the coding sequence ATGCATCGACTGAGCAGTCTTCCTGGCGCTGAAAGCAACGAGGTTTTCACCGTTGTTGAGCAACCGCCGGCTCCCATCCTTTTTCTCACGAGCGCTGCGACCGACATCAGTACGCTCTCAGCCTGCCTTCAGCAGCCAGAGCTAGGCCACTGGAACGAGCAATTGCGTGCTTTGCCACTCGATTGTCTGCGCCATCCAGCTCAAATTGATCATTATTTGGCCACAACGGGGTGTACGGCTCGGGTGCTCGTGGTGCGCTTATTGGGCGGGCGGGGCCACTGGAGCTACGGGCTTGAACAGTGCCGTCGTTGGCAGTCTTCTGCTCAAAATCGGACCTTGATCGTCCTGGCGGGGACCGTTGATCAAAATGATGAACTCCATCCGATTGGATCGGTGTCGTCCGCGCTGTCTCAACAGCTGGCTCTGTTGCTGCGTGAAGGCGGGATGTCCAACATGACCAAGGTTTTGAAGGCGATTCACCCCTTCATCAACCGCTGCAAGGCACCTGAACTCCTCAATGTCGGTATCGATCTTCAGCCCGAACGGATGGCTGATCCAGCTCCGTTTGATTGGTGTGATGAACCTGGTGCGAAGGTCGGAGTCCTGCTCTATCGGGCTCATGCCCGTGCCGCAGACACGGACTGGTGTCATCAACTTTTAACGGCGTTGCGAAGCCGTGGATTATCACCGCGTGCCCTGTGGGTGAGCAGCTTGAGAGATCCCGTGGTCCAAGAGGGGGTGCAACGAGCATTTCAAGCGCAGGATGTGCAGCTAGTGGTCAGTACCACGGCGTTTGCATCGGTGCAGTTTCAAGAGGCAGGGCTTGGCACTCCGCTTTGGGATGGCCTTGATCTGCCCGTGTTGCAGCTGCTTTGCTCTGGACGATCCAAGCAGGATTGGGACGCTACAACCCAGGGTCTTGATCCCATTGATCTCTCCCTTCAAGTGGTTCTTCCTGAGTTGGATGGCCGCATCACCACAAGAATCGGTGCCTTCCGGGAAGTTCAAGATTCGGAATCCAGTTTGTCGACGGCTGTTAAAGGTTTGGTTCCCGACTCCGTTGGGCTGAATTGGCTGGCCGACCATGCCCGTTGTTGGGTGGATCTTCGTCAAACGGAAGCAGCAGAGAAGCGCGTGGCATTGGTGCTTGCGAATTACCCAGTTCGCAATGGACGTTTAGCCAATGGGGTTGGTCTGGACACACCCGCCAGCACCATCAATATTTTGAACTGGCTTGCTGAAGCGGGCGTTGAGCTGGGCAGCGAGTCGCGTCCCGATTCGTCTGAGGCGCTGATGGCCCAATTGTTGTCTAGACGCAGCAACGATCCCGAGAGTTTTCACCTTCAGCCCCTGACCTATCTACCTCTCCACCACTATTTGCGCTGGTGGAGTCAGCTCCCACCTGGCGCACGAGCTCTGATTGAGCGTCGTTGGGGCTCACCAGAACAGGCCGTGGATCTGGAGGAGAAGGGGTTTGCTGTCCATGGTTTGCTTCTGGGTCATGTGGCCGTGTTGATTCAACCCAGCCGCGGCTATGACCCCGATCAGATCAGTGATCTTCATTCGCCTGATCTTCCTCCCCCTCATCGTTATTTGGCCCAATATCTTTGGCTGCAGGAGGTGCACGCCACCCAGCTGATGGTCCATGTGGGGAAGCATGGCAGTGCCGAATGGTTACCAGGCAAGTCGGTTGGACTGAGTGAAGCCTGTGGTCCAGGGCTAGCGCTTGCTCCGATCCCTCACGTTTATCCCTTCATCGTGAATGATCCGGGGGAGGGATCCCAAGCCAAGCGTCGGGGACATGCCGTGATCCTCGACCACCTCACTCCGCCCTTGGGTCGGGCTGGATTGCATGGATCTTTGCTGTCTCTGGAAGCCTTGCTGGATGAGTACGTCGAGGCTCGTCAAGTTGCTGCTGAACGCTGCGATGTACTCGAGCAGCAAATCAAGCAGTTGCTACAACACCTCGATTGGCCATCCTTCCCCGATGCATCGAATGATTCTTCCAGCGCGGCTAATCAAGACAACGCTTCTTGGGCCCGCTGTCTTGATCAGGTTGAGACCTATCTCTGTGAGTTGAAGGAGGCGCAAATCAGAACCGGCCTGCATCGTTTTGGCAGCCAGCCTGAACGCTCGGTTCAAAGAGAACTCGTGCTGGCTATTGCGCGATCGCCGTCGGGTGGCTGCCAAGGCATCACCCAGGCCATGGCCAAGGTGGTTGGACTGGAATGCGACCCCTGGTCGGATGAAGATGGTGCCCGTTTGAGCGACCACGACCGCAGAACCCTCGAGCAGTTGGGTTGTGATCATCCCAGACGTGTCTCGGCTGCTGTGAGTTGGCTCGATGGTCAAGCGCTTCGCTTGCTGGAGCAGATCACAGACGAGCCCGGTGAACCGCTATGTCCAGCGCTCCAGCAGTGGCTCCACGACAACAAGGAGCCTGCTCTCCTGCGCCTGCACGATGAGCTGTTACCGCGATTGTTGGCCTGTGCCTCGAGTGAAAAGAAGGCCTTCCTTGCTGCTTTGTCTGGACGACGGATCGCTAGTGGACCTTCCGGAGCTCCAACGCGTGGTCGTCCAGATGTATTGCCAACGGGGCGAAATTTTTATTCCGTTGATCTGCGGGGGCTTCCAACCGAAGCGGCCTGGGATTTAGGCCGGCGTAGCGCTGAGCAATTGTTGGATCTCTACCGACTCGAGGAAGGGGAAGATCTGCGTCACCTTGCCCTCTCGGTGTGGGGAACAGCCACGATGCGTAACGGCGGTGAAGACATCGCACAGATGTTGGCTCTTCTTGGCGTTCGACCTCTCTGGGATGGCCCAACACGGCGAATGGTGGACCTTGAAGTGATTCCTTTGAGCCTGTTGGCTCGACCCCGGGTTGATGTCACCCTGCGAATGTCAGGACTGTTCCGCGATGCCTTCCCTCAGCTTGTGGGTTGGGTGAATCGCGCTGTGCAACTCGTCTCAACCCTCGATGAAAGTGACGATGTGAATCCTCTTGCCTCGATCACCCGCGAGGAAGGCCCTCAAGCCAGGATTTTTGGTTCTGCACCAGGTGCGTATGGCGCTGGATTGCAGGCCTTGATTGATTCGGGCCAATGGGACCATCAGGAACAACTTGGCGAGGCTTTTTTGGCTTGGAGTTCGTGGAGTTACGACGGCGACGTTCAAGCTCATGCCAACCGCACAGGGTTAGAACGAGCTCTTCGTCACGTGCAGGTGGTCCTCCATAACCAAGACAACCGGGAACACGATTTACTCGATTCCGATGACTACTACCAGTTTCATGGAGGGATGACCGCAGCGGTGCGTCGCTCCGGAGGGACCAACGTGCGGCCATGGTTTGCAGATCACTCTCGCCAGGAACGACTTCGCATTCATTCCCTCAGCCGTGAAATCGACAAGGTGGTGAGAAGCCGTTTATTGAACCCACGCTGGATCGAAGGAATGCAACAGCATGGCTACAAAGGAGCGTTCGAAATGGGGGCCAGCCTCGATTATCTGTTTGCTTACGACGCTTCAACTGAAGCGGTTCCTGATTGGTGCTACGGGGCCATCTGTGATCAGTGGCTGCTTGAAGTCAACACACAAGAATTTTTAAGGCGGTCGAACCCCTGGGTTCTCAGAGATATGGCCGAACGCCTGTTGGAAGCTGCAAACCGAGGCTTGTGGTCTCAACCTTCCCCCGATCAGCTTGAGCAGATCCGGGGATTGGTTCTTCAGGCCGAGGAGGCCGTCGAGAAAGGAGGCCTCAGTTGTTGA